One Tripterygium wilfordii isolate XIE 37 chromosome 10, ASM1340144v1, whole genome shotgun sequence DNA segment encodes these proteins:
- the LOC120006891 gene encoding E3 ubiquitin-protein ligase MARCHF8-like has protein sequence MGEVILYMDDLQSSSAISHCRICHEEEFESSKTLEAPCACSGTVKFAHRDCIQRWCNEKGNTTCEICLQRYEPGYTAPSKKTQFIDAMTIRDSLRISLSEEETEDERSRIIIREGVVRVSEAEYSQCITAADRSASCWRSLALTFTVVMLVRHTFAVLAGETQDYPFTLLTVLILRASGILLPMYIMIRAIGAVHRSIKRQIQQIHVIDSDDDTSNLGDEDDNDNELQQTV, from the exons ATGGGAGAAGTGATATTGTATATGGATGATTTGCAATCAAGCTCTGCTATATCTCACTGTAGAATTTGCCATGAAGAAGAATTTGAAAGCTCCAAGACCCTTGAAGCTCCTTGTGCTTGTTCTGGAACTGTCAAG TTTGCGCACAGAGACTGCATACAGAGATGGTGTAACGAAAAGGGGAATACCACCTGTGAAATCTGCCTCCAG AGATACGAACCAGGATACACGGCACCTTCAAAGAAGACTCAGTTCATTGATGCCATGACTATAAG AGATAGCTTGCGAATTTCATTAAGTGAAGAAGAAACAGAAGATGAGAGATCAAGGATTATTATCCGTGAAGGAGTTGTAAGAGTGTCAGAGGCTGAGTATTCACAATGCATAACAGCTGCTGATAGAAGTGCCTCCTGCTGGCGTTCTCTGGCTCTTACT TTCACTGTTGTTATGCTGGTGAGACATACTTTTGCTGTGCTTGCTGGGGAAACACAAGACTATCCATTTACGCTGCTAACC GTACTTATTCTCAGGGCTAGTGGTATTCTTCTTCCAATGTACATAATGATTAGGGCAATTGGGGCTGTTCATAGAAGCATCAAAAGACAAATTCAACAAATCCACGTAATT GATTCTGATGATGACACATCCAACTTGGGGGATGAAGATGACAATGACAATGAGTTGCAACAGACAGTTTAA
- the LOC120007588 gene encoding universal stress protein A-like protein isoform X2 produces the protein MEGVDMKKKEQRIVVAVDESEESMYALSWCLSNLVSHTPDCKLVLLYVKPPPPVYSSIDAPGYLFSNDLIATLEKYGTDLVRSVMERAEAVYRNFSIDVERVVGSGEAKDVICNAVKQLEADTLVMGSHGYGFLKRAFLGSVSDYCAKNVKCPVVIVKNHDK, from the exons ATGGAAGGTGTGGACATGAAGAAGAAAGAGCAGAGGATAGTGGTGGCAGTAGATGAGAGTGAAGAGAGCATGTATGCTCTTTCATGGTGTCTCAGCAACCTGGTTTCTCATACCCCTGATTGCAAACTTGTCCTTCTCTATGTTAAACCACCACCTCCagtctactcttccattgatgcTCCAG GGTATCTGTTTTCCAATGATTTAATTGCAACTCTGGAGAAGTATGGTACTGATTTGGTTAGGTCCGTAATGGAACGAGCAGAAGCAGTATACAGAAACTTCAGT ATAGACGTGGAGAGAGTGGTCGGTAGCGGAGAAGCTAAGGATGTTATATGTAATGCAGTGAAGCAACTTGAAGCTGACACCTTGGTCATGGGAAGCCATGGCTATGGCTTCTTAAAGAG AGCTTTCCTTGGAAGTGTGAGTGATTACTGTGCTAAGAATGTCAAGTGTCCGGTGGTGATCGTGAAAAATCACGACAAGTGA
- the LOC120006888 gene encoding DNA mismatch repair protein MSH6-like: MAPSRRQSNGRSSLVNQQRQITAFFSKSATPSPSPSPVISKQTSKLNPKPNPSPTRSPSPHPATPSPVQSKPKKPLLVVGGTTLAPNMSYGEEVVDKRIKVYWPLDKVWYEGLVKSFDEESGKHLVQYEDAEEELLDLRKEKIQWIEDSAKRLKRLRRGSSLACEKKLLLEEEEEQVVGDLEDKSDDSSDEDWGKKNAEKELSKNDDDDTDLIDEEDEIEVKKSRKRKVSGDEKLVYGKKSKSNGIASKGGLKVSGVEPVNNAENGKASNGFVDDATERFGIREATKFRFLEIDRRDANRRRPGDENYDPKTLYLPSDFLKKLSGGQRQWWDFKSKHMDKVLFFKMGKFYELFEMDAHIGAKELDLQYMKGEQPHCGFPERNFSMNVEKLARKGYRVLVIEQTETPEQLELRRKEKGSKDKVVKREICAVVTKGTLAEGELTSANPDASYLITVTESFQSLRNQGGEKIFGVCAVDAATSKVVLGQFRDDSECSSLCCLLSQLRPVEIIKPAKMLSPETDKAIVRHSRNPLVNELAPVVEFWDAEKTVHEIKTLYKRISVQPASGSLVESDSCSMDMHTEEPLDHLPDILLELISAGEDGTLALSALGGTLYYLRQAFLDETLLRFAKFESLPCCNFRDIAQKPCMILDAAALENLEIFENSRNGDPSGTLYAQLNHCVTAFGKRLLKTWLATPLYHLESIRERQDAVAGLRGVNQAYALEFRKALSRLPDMERLLAKIFAGCEANGRNANKVILYEDAAKKRLQEFISALRGCELMAQACGSLVVILENSDSEQLKNLLTPGKGFPDILPNLRHFKDAFDWGEANSAGRIIPHEGVDIEYDSACRKVREIEFSLTENLKQQRELLGDSSVSYVTVGKETYLLELPESLRGSVPRDYELRSSKKGFFRYWTPNIKKLLGELSQAESEKESSLKSILQRLVRSFCKHHEKWRQLVSTTAELDVLISIAIASDFYEGPTCRPIILDSSGSKEVPKLFARGLGHPVLKSDSLGKGAFVPNDISLGGSGHASFILLTGPNMGGKSTLLRQVCLAVILAQMGADVPAESFELSPVDRIFVRMGAKDHIMSGQSTFLTELSETSLMLSSATCNSLVTLDELGRGTSTSDGQAIAESVLDHFVHKVQCRGMFSTHYHRLALDYQKDPNVSLCHMACQVGSGDTGVEEVTFLYRLTPGACPKSYGVNVARLAGLPDSVLQKAADKSREFEALYGRSGEVSKDRLLMQSCCDEIVVFSQKLNNFMSNLSCKSAEKIDMACLTTLQHRARMILQPD; encoded by the exons ATGGCGCCGTCGCGTCGACAGAGCAACGGCCGATCTTCTTTGGTTAACCAACAGCGCCAAATCACGGCTTTCTTCTCTAAATCTGCGACTCCATCGCCTTCTCCATCCCCCGTCATCTCCAAACAAACCTCAAAATTGAACCCTAAGCCTAACCCTAGCCCTACCCGGAGTCCTAGCCCTCACCCCGCCACTCCTTCTCCCGTCCAATCGAAACCTAAGAAACCTCTATTAGTCGTTGGTGGCACTACTCTTGCACCGAACATGTCGTACGGAGAAGAGGTTGTCGACAAGAGGATCAAGGTTTACTGGCCCTTGGACAAAGTGTGGTACGAAGGTTTGGTGAAGTCTTTTGATGAGGAGTCTGGCAAGCACTTGGTTCAATATGAAGATGCTGAGGAGGAATTGTTGGATTTGCGGAAGGAGAAGATCCAGTGGATTGAGGATAGTGCCAAGAGATTGAAGAGGTTGCGAAGGGGATCTTCTTTGGCTTGTGAAAAGAAGTTGttacttgaagaagaagaggagcagGTGGTTGGGGATTTGGAGGATAAGAGCGATGATTCTAGTGATGAAGATTGGGGAAAGAAGAATGCAGAGAAGGAGCTCAGTAAGAATGATGACGATGATACGGATTTGATTGATGAGGAGGATGAGATAGAGGTAAAGAAATCGAGAAAGCGGAAGGTGAGTGGGGATGAAAAATTGGTATACGGGAAGAAGAGCAAGAGTAATGGAATAGCAAGTAAGGGAGGGCTTAAGGTTTCGGGTGTGGAGCCGGTAAACAATGCTGAGA ATGGGAAGGCATCTAATGGTTTTGTGGATGATGCTACAGAAAGGTTTGGCATACGTGAAGCTACAAAGTTCCGCTTCCTCGAGAT AGACCGAAGAGATGCAAATAGAAGACGGCCTGGGGATGAAAATTATGATCCAAAGACTTTATATCTTCCTTCtgatttcttaaaaaaattatcaggTGGCCAG AGACAATGGTGGGACTTTAAGTCAAAGCATATGGACAAGGTTCTCTTTTTCAAG ATGGGCAAATTTTATGAACTTTTCGAAATGGATGCACACATTGGAGCAAAGGAACTTGATTTGCAGTATATGAAG GGAGAACAACCTCATTGCGGCTTTCCAGAGAGAAACTTTTCAATGAATGTGGAGAAATTGGCTAGAAAG GGTTATAGAGTTCTTGTCATTGAGCAAACAGAAACACCAGAACAGCTGGAACTTCGTCGGAAAGAGAAGGGTTCTAAAGATAAG GTGGTGAAACGCGAAATATGTGCTGTGGTTACGAAAGGAACATTAGCTGAGGGAGAGTTGACGTCTGCAAACCCTGATGCATCTTACTTAATCACGGTGACTGAAAGCTTTCAAAGTTTAAGAAACCAAGGCGGGGAGAAAATTTTTGGTGTTTGTGCGGTTGATGCCGCTACGAGCAAGGTAGTTCTGGGACAG TTCAGGGATGATTCAGAGTGCAGTTCCTTGTGTTGCCTATTATCTCAGTTAAGGCCTGTCGAAATAATAAAGCCTGCTAAGATGCTTAGTCCGGAAACTGATAAAGCAATCGTCAGACACTCAAGAAACCCCCTTGTGAATGAGTTAGCCCCGGTTGTGGAATTCTGGGATGCAGAGAAAACTGTTCACGAGATTAAAACGCTCTACAAGCGTATCTCTGTTCAACCAGCTTCTGGATCTTTAGTTGAATCAGATTCATGTTCTATGGATATGCATACGGAGGAACCATTAGACCACCTGCCAGACATTTTGTTAGAGCTAATTAGTGCTGGCGAGGATGGGACCTTAGCACTCTCAGCCCTTGGAGGAACTCTCTATTACTTGAGACAGGCTTTTCTGGATGAGACACTGCTTAGATTTGCAAAGTTTGAATCACTTCCGTGCTGCAATTTCAGAGATATTGCCCAAAAACCATGTATGATTCTTGATGCTGCTGCCCTGGAGAACCTTGAGATTTTTGAGAACAGCAGAAATGGTGATCCTTCTGG GACGCTGTATGCACAACTGAACCATTGCGTGACAGCATTTGGGAAAAGGTTGCTAAAGACATGGTTGGCAACACCTTTATATCATTTGGAATCAATAAGGGAACGCCAGGATGCAGTAGCTGGTCTTCGA GGGGTAAACCAAGCCTATGCACTTGAATTTCGAAAGGCATTGTCCAGGCTTCCAGATATGGAGCGGTTGCTTGCAAAAATCTTTGCTGGATG TGAAGCTAATGGTAgaaatgcaaacaaagtaaTTTTATACGAGGATGCTGCAAAGAAACGACTTCAAGAGTTCATATCAGCTCTGCGTGGCTGTGAATTAATGGCTCAAGCATGCGGTTCACTTGTTGTAATTTTGGAAAATTCTGATTCTGAACAACTAAAGAATTTATTAACGCCTG GTAAGGGTTTTCCTGATATACTTCCAAATCTTAGACATTTCAAGGACGCCTTTGATTGGGGTGAGGCTAATAGTGCTGGACGTATTATACCTCACGAAGGAGTTGATATTGAGTATGACTCTGCATGTAGAAAAGTTAGGGAGATTGAGTTTAGTTTGACAGAAAATCTGAAACAACAAAGGGAATTACTTGGAGATTCATCG GTCTCTTATGTCACTGTTGGAAAGGAGACATATCTATTAGAATTGCCTGAGAGTTTACGCGGTTCTGTTCCTCGGGATTATGAGTTACGCTCATCCAAAAAA GGATTTTTCAGGTACTGGACACCAAATATCAAGAAGCTATTGGGAGAGCTATCACAAGCTGAATCTGAAAAGGAGTCCTCGTTGAAGAGCATTTTGCAGAGACTAGTTAGAAGTTTCTGTAAGCATCATGAAAAGTGGAGGCAACTGGTTTCTACTACTGCAG AACTGGATGTTTTGATCAGTATAGCTATTGCAAGTGACTTTTATGAAGGACCAACGTGCCGTCCTATTATTTTAGACTCATCAGGATCAAAAGAAGTGCCAAAGCTTTTTGCTAGAGGTTTAGGGCATCCTGTTCTTAAAAGTGATTCTTTAGGCAAGGGTGCATTTGTCCCAAATGACATATCTCTTGGTGGTTCGGGTCATGCCAGCTTTATTCTTCTTACTGGTCCTAATATGGGTGGAAAGTCAACTCTTCTTCGCCAAGTTTGCTTGGCCGTTATTTTGGCCCAG ATGGGAGCGGATGTCCCTGCAGAAAGCTTTGAGCTGTCACCTGTTGACCGAATTTTTGTACGGATGGGTGCCAAAGATCATATTATGTCTGGGCAAAGTACATTTTTAACCGAACTTTCAGAAACTTCTTTAATGCTG TCATCCGCAACATGTAATTCATTGGTGACACTGGATGAACTTGGACGTGGGACGTCAACTTCAGATGGACAAGCCATTGC GGAATCAGTCCTTGATCATTTTGTTCATAAGGTGCAGTGTCGAGGAATGTTTTCAACTCACTATCATCGCTTAGCGTTGGACTACCAGAAAGATCCTAAT GTTTCACTCTGTCATATGGCTTGCCAAGTTGGGAGTGGAGATACAGGTGTGGAAGAAGTTACATTTCTTTATAGGTTGACTCCTGGTGCATGCCCTAAAAGCTACGGTGTTAATGTTGCACGGCTAGCTG GACTTCCGGACTCTGTACTTCAAAAGGCTGCCGATAAGTCTAGAgaatttgaggcattatatggtaGAAGTGGGGAGGTTTCTAAAGATCGCTTGCTCATGCaaagttgttgtgatgagaTAGTAGTTTTCAGccaaaaattaaacaattttatGTCGAACTTGAGTTGCAAGTCCGCTGAGAAGATTGACATGGCCTGCTTGACTACACTCCAGCATAGAGCCAGGATGATTTTGCAACCGGATTGA
- the LOC120007588 gene encoding universal stress protein A-like protein isoform X1 produces the protein MEGVDMKKKEQRIVVAVDESEESMYALSWCLSNLVSHTPDCKLVLLYVKPPPPVYSSIDAPGYLFSNDLIATLEKYGTDLVRSVMERAEAVYRNFSMGMVQIDVERVVGSGEAKDVICNAVKQLEADTLVMGSHGYGFLKRAFLGSVSDYCAKNVKCPVVIVKNHDK, from the exons ATGGAAGGTGTGGACATGAAGAAGAAAGAGCAGAGGATAGTGGTGGCAGTAGATGAGAGTGAAGAGAGCATGTATGCTCTTTCATGGTGTCTCAGCAACCTGGTTTCTCATACCCCTGATTGCAAACTTGTCCTTCTCTATGTTAAACCACCACCTCCagtctactcttccattgatgcTCCAG GGTATCTGTTTTCCAATGATTTAATTGCAACTCTGGAGAAGTATGGTACTGATTTGGTTAGGTCCGTAATGGAACGAGCAGAAGCAGTATACAGAAACTTCAGT ATGGGCATGGTGCAGATAGACGTGGAGAGAGTGGTCGGTAGCGGAGAAGCTAAGGATGTTATATGTAATGCAGTGAAGCAACTTGAAGCTGACACCTTGGTCATGGGAAGCCATGGCTATGGCTTCTTAAAGAG AGCTTTCCTTGGAAGTGTGAGTGATTACTGTGCTAAGAATGTCAAGTGTCCGGTGGTGATCGTGAAAAATCACGACAAGTGA